The Lentzea guizhouensis genome contains a region encoding:
- a CDS encoding metal ABC transporter permease produces MTFLDLLALDFVQTALIAAAVLGLVAGALGPFIVTRKMAFAVHGTSELAFTGGAAALLLGVGVGYGALAGSIIAAVLLGVLSRRESDRDSVIGAILAFGLGMGILMLALYKGRSSNKFGLLVGQIVGVDSTDLQLLVVSSVAVLVVLAVIYRPLFFASVDPDVAVARGVPVRGLSIVFAVLVGVATALSVQVVGALLVLALMITPAAAAMRLTASPVRAVVLSVVFAEVAAVGGILLSLEPGLPVSALVTAVSFVIYLLCRGVGAVRGRPARVA; encoded by the coding sequence GTGACCTTCCTCGACCTGCTCGCCCTGGACTTCGTCCAGACCGCCCTGATCGCCGCCGCCGTCCTCGGCCTCGTCGCCGGCGCCCTGGGCCCGTTCATCGTGACCCGCAAGATGGCCTTCGCCGTCCACGGCACCTCCGAGCTCGCCTTCACCGGCGGCGCGGCGGCCCTGCTGCTGGGCGTGGGCGTCGGCTACGGCGCGCTGGCGGGTTCGATCATCGCCGCGGTGCTGCTCGGCGTGCTGTCGCGGCGGGAGAGCGACCGGGACTCGGTGATCGGCGCGATCCTCGCGTTCGGGCTGGGCATGGGCATCCTCATGCTGGCGCTCTACAAGGGACGGTCGTCGAACAAGTTCGGTCTGCTGGTGGGCCAGATCGTCGGGGTCGACTCCACCGACCTGCAGCTGCTGGTGGTGTCGTCGGTGGCGGTCCTCGTGGTGCTCGCCGTGATCTACCGGCCGTTGTTCTTCGCTTCGGTGGACCCGGACGTGGCCGTGGCCCGTGGCGTGCCGGTGCGGGGGTTGTCGATCGTCTTCGCCGTGCTGGTCGGCGTGGCCACCGCGCTGTCGGTGCAGGTCGTCGGGGCGTTGCTGGTGCTGGCGTTGATGATCACGCCGGCCGCCGCGGCGATGAGGCTGACGGCGTCGCCGGTGCGGGCGGTGGTGCTGTCCGTGGTGTTCGCGGAGGTGGCGGCGGTCGGCGGGATCCTGCTGTCGCTGGAGCCGGGGTTGCCGGTGTCGGCGCTGGTGACCGCGGTGAGTTTCGTGATCTACCTGCTTTGCCGCGGGGTCGGGGCGGTGCGGGGGCGGCCCGCTCGGGTCGCGTAG
- a CDS encoding GGDEF domain-containing protein has protein sequence MTPIRNWDLWTVAPSAIAYFFVLEAAVAGAAIWLLANLAPVSTSDWLRFGALIAAITIHLTIVRRAEEARRNEASGPHIDLTSVWTFAAAVALPGGLAVVATIWMRILIQPIARRQPYRFVFGTASMLASTLLSWALVHLSGVSLAATGNVPTDLGLVLVLSLAAVLYWFVQVMTVAVAFKIVTPNSKVFDFLGSRVDNMLEMSTLGAGAMLGMLMTSHWVGPLLLVVPVILVNALLSRAAERRTHLERLLREQEQLHQRLAADAHTDYRTGLLNTNGLTEYAGRLAERCRLDGVPMTVLVIDLDHFKRINDTWGHPAGNAVLAEVGRILREKLRPGDVAGRDGGEEFVVALKDTPVAQGVTIAERIREAIGLLAVPTTDKHRNVVTLYGRETQPTEPDGDSLRAISASIGVAVIPDNGPDMATAQHSADAALYKAKENGRNQVRVAGLDIPPRLMPAPRQDDVTKPITSRSA, from the coding sequence TTGACTCCGATTCGCAACTGGGACCTTTGGACCGTTGCGCCCAGTGCGATCGCGTACTTCTTCGTGCTCGAAGCGGCCGTGGCCGGTGCGGCCATCTGGCTGCTCGCGAACCTCGCCCCGGTTTCCACCTCCGACTGGCTCCGCTTCGGCGCGCTCATCGCCGCGATCACCATCCACCTGACGATCGTCCGCCGCGCGGAAGAGGCCCGCCGCAACGAGGCCTCCGGCCCCCACATCGACCTGACCTCGGTCTGGACCTTCGCCGCCGCGGTCGCACTTCCCGGCGGCCTGGCCGTGGTCGCCACTATCTGGATGCGCATCCTGATCCAGCCGATCGCCCGCCGTCAGCCGTACCGCTTCGTCTTCGGCACCGCCTCCATGCTCGCCTCCACCCTGCTCTCGTGGGCGCTCGTCCACCTCTCGGGCGTCTCCCTGGCGGCCACCGGGAACGTGCCGACGGACCTCGGCCTGGTCCTGGTCCTGTCGCTCGCCGCGGTCCTCTACTGGTTCGTCCAGGTGATGACCGTCGCGGTCGCCTTCAAGATCGTGACCCCGAACTCGAAGGTCTTCGACTTCCTCGGCTCCCGCGTCGACAACATGCTGGAGATGAGCACCCTCGGCGCCGGCGCGATGCTCGGCATGCTCATGACCTCCCACTGGGTCGGCCCACTCCTGCTGGTCGTCCCGGTCATCCTGGTCAACGCCCTGCTGTCCCGCGCCGCCGAACGCCGCACCCACCTCGAACGCCTGCTGCGCGAACAGGAACAACTCCACCAGCGCCTGGCCGCCGACGCCCACACCGACTACCGCACGGGCCTGCTCAACACCAACGGCCTGACCGAGTACGCGGGCCGCCTCGCCGAACGCTGCCGCCTCGACGGCGTCCCGATGACCGTCCTGGTCATCGACCTGGACCACTTCAAGCGCATCAACGACACCTGGGGCCACCCGGCGGGCAACGCGGTCCTGGCCGAGGTGGGCCGCATCCTGCGCGAGAAGCTGCGCCCCGGCGACGTGGCCGGCCGCGACGGCGGCGAGGAGTTCGTGGTGGCCCTGAAGGACACCCCGGTCGCCCAGGGCGTCACGATCGCCGAACGCATCCGCGAGGCCATCGGCCTGCTCGCCGTGCCCACCACCGACAAACACCGCAACGTCGTCACCCTGTACGGCCGCGAAACCCAGCCCACCGAACCGGACGGCGACTCGCTGCGCGCCATCTCGGCCTCGATCGGCGTGGCGGTCATCCCGGACAACGGCCCGGACATGGCCACCGCCCAGCACTCCGCGGACGCCGCGCTGTACAAGGCGAAGGAGAACGGCCGCAACCAGGTGCGGGTGGCGGGCCTGGACATCCCGCCGCGGCTGATGCCGGCGCCGCGCCAGGACGACGTCACGAAGCCGATCACGTCACGCTCGGCCTGA